One region of Desulfovibrio intestinalis genomic DNA includes:
- a CDS encoding sigma 54-interacting transcriptional regulator, with protein sequence MPALPEESMLVEQVMHDNPETLTPEHRLKDALPVYERHGVNCVPILDTDKKVRGILTIFRLVQAIRQGKSFETPIGEVMDVDLVSIRNDATFGAACSLPIDRMLVLDHEDKLVGVLTKKDLIHKIYNAFCSADYHNRELDAVINCATDGIMIFDQEGVPLYTNDKIRSLLPDCDNLRKPDSPAMMAVADLLKKTMSSRKAGSTLLENCSGKQVVFTITPIFDADQRPFRCVLSAQDMTEITRLQEEAENSRRKLAAFQEASLKGTKIIAHNPAMLRLLDEAARLGGVDSTVLITGETGAGKEVVAMNIHNHSKRRHGPLVQINCGTIPHHLQEAELFGYEKGSFTGANASRAGMLEVAHEGTLMLDEVGEMDMALQVKLLRALQEGVIYRIGGRKPVRLDVRIIAMTNRDLLKMVRENTFREDLYYRLNVIPLSVPPLRQRREDILPLARHFLSCFGKKYSCHCHTNPQEEEILLRYSWPGNVRELANFMERLTIASLSLGNRELVWESFARQEGQPAPPRNATMREQMQHFEKQCIENALRNAPSIRGAARDLSVSHATLLRKMREYDIVVQN encoded by the coding sequence ATGCCCGCACTGCCCGAAGAAAGCATGCTTGTCGAACAGGTCATGCATGACAACCCGGAAACCCTGACGCCTGAACACAGGCTCAAGGATGCCCTGCCAGTTTACGAGCGGCACGGGGTCAACTGCGTGCCCATTCTGGACACAGATAAAAAGGTTCGCGGTATTTTGACCATATTTCGCCTTGTGCAGGCCATACGGCAGGGAAAATCCTTTGAGACCCCTATCGGTGAAGTAATGGATGTAGACCTAGTGAGCATCCGCAATGACGCCACGTTTGGCGCCGCATGCAGCTTGCCCATAGACAGAATGCTTGTTCTCGACCACGAGGACAAACTGGTAGGTGTACTTACCAAGAAAGACCTTATCCACAAGATATACAACGCCTTCTGTAGCGCAGATTACCATAACAGAGAGCTGGACGCAGTCATCAACTGCGCTACTGACGGGATCATGATCTTCGATCAGGAAGGTGTTCCCCTGTACACCAATGATAAAATCCGCTCCTTGCTGCCAGACTGCGACAACCTGCGCAAGCCGGATTCTCCTGCCATGATGGCTGTGGCCGATTTGCTCAAAAAAACCATGTCCTCACGCAAGGCGGGCAGCACTCTTTTGGAGAACTGCAGCGGCAAGCAGGTCGTCTTTACCATCACCCCCATATTCGACGCCGACCAGCGGCCTTTTCGCTGCGTACTTTCTGCGCAGGACATGACCGAAATCACACGGTTGCAGGAAGAGGCAGAAAACAGCCGCCGCAAGCTGGCGGCCTTTCAGGAAGCCAGCCTCAAGGGCACAAAAATCATTGCCCACAACCCTGCCATGCTGCGCCTGCTTGACGAAGCGGCCCGCCTGGGCGGCGTGGATTCCACCGTGCTCATCACCGGGGAAACCGGCGCGGGCAAAGAGGTTGTAGCCATGAACATTCACAACCACAGCAAGCGCCGCCACGGCCCTCTGGTGCAGATCAACTGCGGCACCATTCCGCATCACCTTCAGGAAGCAGAGCTGTTCGGCTACGAAAAAGGCAGTTTTACCGGGGCCAACGCCAGCCGGGCGGGCATGCTCGAAGTCGCTCATGAAGGCACGCTTATGCTGGATGAAGTGGGCGAAATGGATATGGCCCTCCAGGTCAAACTGCTGCGAGCCCTTCAGGAAGGGGTTATCTACCGCATAGGCGGGCGCAAGCCAGTCAGGCTCGATGTGCGCATCATTGCCATGACCAACCGCGACCTGCTCAAAATGGTGCGCGAGAATACCTTTCGCGAAGATCTTTACTACCGCCTCAATGTCATCCCCCTTTCAGTACCGCCCCTGCGCCAGCGGCGCGAAGACATTCTGCCTCTGGCAAGGCATTTTCTTTCCTGCTTCGGTAAAAAGTATTCCTGCCACTGCCACACGAATCCTCAGGAAGAAGAAATACTGCTTCGGTATTCCTGGCCCGGCAATGTGCGGGAGCTTGCCAATTTTATGGAGCGCCTGACCATTGCAAGCCTTTCACTCGGCAACCGAGAGCTGGTATGGGAAAGTTTTGCCCGTCAGGAAGGCCAGCCTGCGCCGCCCAGAAACGCCACCATGCGTGAACAGATGCAACATTTTGAAAAACAGTGCATTGAAAACGCGCTGCGCAATGCGCCAAGCATCAGGGGGGCGGCCCGCGATCTCAGTGTTTCGCACGCTACGCTTCTGCGGAAAATGCGGGAATATGACATCGTGGTTCAAAACTAA